TCCGGCACCTGGGCCTTCAGGAAGTCCACGGTGGCCGTGCCGGTCTTGACCGCGACGGTCTTGCCGGCCAGCGACTTGGCGTCCTTGATGTCGGTGTTCTTGTCGCCGACCAGGATGGCCAGGCCGCTTTCGTAGTAGGGATCGGAGAAGTCGATCACCTTCTTGCGGTCGTCACGGATGGTGATGCCGGCCAGCGCAACGTCGATGTTCTTGGTCTGCAGGCCGGGGATGATGCCGTTGAAGTCCATCGGCTGCAGCTTGTACTTGACGTTCAGCTCCTTGGCGATGGCGGCCCACAGGTCCACGTCGAAGCCGGTGTAGGTGTTGCCCTGCTTGAACTCGAACGGCACGAATGCCGTGTCGGTGGCCACCACCAATTCCTTGCCTTGGGCGTAGGCGCCGGAGGCGGCGCCAAACATGGCCACGGACAGGCCGACCAAGGCGGCGGCGACTTTACGTTTAATCATGAAACTCTCCTCTTGGGGCCGATAGCACCCGGGGTTGTAGTTGGAACATGATGCGCGGGCCACGCCGGGATCGCCGGTGCAACTTACGAGGCATGTTAACGCATCCGTCCCCACCGCAGAGAGCTTAGAAAAATTACAATCCGCATGACACCCCGGAGAATCCCCATGCCCTACAAGTATGTACGCATCGCCGGCAACCGACGCCAGGTCGGCGTGGCGCTAGGCAAGCTGGCCCGTCCCCTGATGGCGACCT
The window above is part of the Achromobacter deleyi genome. Proteins encoded here:
- the glnH gene encoding glutamine ABC transporter substrate-binding protein GlnH; translation: MIKRKVAAALVGLSVAMFGAASGAYAQGKELVVATDTAFVPFEFKQGNTYTGFDVDLWAAIAKELNVKYKLQPMDFNGIIPGLQTKNIDVALAGITIRDDRKKVIDFSDPYYESGLAILVGDKNTDIKDAKSLAGKTVAVKTGTATVDFLKAQVPDAKLKLFPNIDNAYLELATGRVDAAVHDTPNVQYYANTAGKGRVKVVGSVKSGDFYGIAFPKGSELVPQVNKALATLKSNGQYDAIYEKWFGKKP